A stretch of the Medicago truncatula cultivar Jemalong A17 chromosome 5, MtrunA17r5.0-ANR, whole genome shotgun sequence genome encodes the following:
- the LOC11418993 gene encoding probable LRR receptor-like serine/threonine-protein kinase At3g47570 has product MRTHSQLLLYFMLSTTVALALSLSSVTDKHALLSLKEKLTNGIPDALPSWNESLHFCEWEGVTCGRRHMRVSVLHLENQNWGGTLGPSLGNLTFLRKLKLSNIDLHGEIPKEVGLLKRLQVLDLSKNKFHGKIPFELTNCTNLQEIILLYNQLTGNVPSWFGSMTQLNKLLLGANNLVGQIPPSLGNISSLQNITLARNQLEGNIPYTLGKLSNLRDLNLGSNNFSGEIPHSLYNLSKIYVFILGQNQLFGTLPSNMHLVFPNLRSFLVGGNHISGTFPCSISNLTELRWFDISWNGFNGQIPLTLGSLNKLKRIRVDNNNFGSGGSHDLNFLSSLTNCTKLEQLILDGNGFGGVLPYYVGNLSTYLSVLSMAKNQIYGVIPESLGQLINLTEFDMMRNFLEGKIPNSIGKLKNLGRLVLQQNSLSGNITTIGNLTTLFELYLHTNNFEGSIPITLRHCTQLQTFGISTNNLSGDIPDHLFGYLENLINLDLSNNSLTGPLPLGFGNLKHLSLLYLYENKLSGEIPSDLGTCLSLTELILERNFFHGSIPWFLGSLRSLEVLDISNNSFSSTIPLELENLVYLNTLDLSFNNLYGEVPTRGVFSNVSAINSLTGNKNLCGGIPQLKLPPCLKVPAKKHKRTPKEKLILISVIGGVVISVIAFTIVHFLTRKPKRLSSSPSLINGSLRVTYGELHEATNGFSSSNLVGTGSFGSVYKGSLLYFEKPIAVKVLNLETRGAAKSFMVECNALGKMKHRNLVKILTCCSSVDYNGEDFKAIVFEFMPSGNLENLLHGNEDHESRNLNLNFTQRLDIALDVAHALDYLHNDTEQVVVHCDVKPSNVLLDDDGVTHLGDFGVARFLHGATEYSSKNQVISSTIKGTIGYIPPEYGSGGMVSPQGDIYSYGIVLLEMLTGKRPTDNMFYENLSLHKFCKMRIPEGILDVVDSCLLMSFAEDQTQVMENNIKECLVMFAKIGIACSEEFPTQRMLTKDVIVKLLEIKRKLSS; this is encoded by the exons ATGAGAACTCATTCCCAATTGCTGTTGTACTTCATGCTGTCAACAACAGTTGCTCTTGCTTTGAGTTTGAGTTCAGTGACTGATAAACATGCTTTGCtttctttgaaagaaaaacttaCCAATGGTATACCTGATGCTCTTCCATCATGGAATGAATCTCTTCATTTCTGTGAATGGGAGGGTGTTACATGCGGTCGACGCCACATGAGAGTCTCTGTCTTGCATTTGGAAAATCAAAATTGGGGTGGTACTCTTGGACCATCCTTAGGAAATCTAACCTTTCTCAGAAAACTCAAACTTTCCAACATCGATTTGCACGGTGAAATTCCAAAAGAAGTTGGTCTTTTGAAGAGGTTGCAAGTTCTTGACTTGAGCAAGAACAAATTTCATGGTAAGATTCCTTTTGAGCTTACCAACTGCACCAATCTTCAAGAAATTATCTTGTTGTACAATCAACTCACTGGAAATGTTCCCTCATGGTTTGGTTCCATGACGCAGCTTAATAAGTTGCTTCTTGGAGCAAATAATTTGGTAGGTCAAATCCCACCTTCCTTGGGAAATATTTCATCCCTCCAAAATATAACACTTGCAAGAAATCAATTGGAAGGAAATATACCTTATACCTTGGGTAAGTTATCAAATTTAAGAGATCTAAATCTGGGTTCAAATAATTTTTCGGGTGAAATCCCTCATTCTCTTTACAATCTatcaaaaatttatgttttcatcCTTGGGCAAAACCAATTATTTGGTACTCTTCCATCAAATATGCATCTTGTTTTTCCTAATCTTAGATCATTTTTGGTGGGAGGGAACCACATAAGCGGAACTTTTCCGTGTTCAATATCCAACCTCACTGAATTACGATGGTTTGATATATCATGGAATGGTTTTAATGGACAGATACCTCTAACTTTGGGATCGTTAAACAAACTCAAGAGGATTCGAgttgataataataattttggaaGTGGTGGATCTCACGATTTGAACTTTCTTTCCTCATTAACCAATTGTACTAAGTTGGAACAACTAATTTTGGATGGAAATGGATTTGGTGGTGTCTTGCCTTATTATGTAGGCAACCTTTCTACCTATCTTAGTGTGCTTAGTATggcaaaaaatcaaatatacgGAGTGATACCTGAAAGTTTGGGACAACTAATCAATTTAACTGAATTCGATATGATGAGGAATTTCCTTGAGGGAAAGATTCCAAATTCAATTGGAAAACTGAAGAATCTAGGAAGACTGGTCTTGCAACAAAACAGTTTATCTGGTAATATTACTACTATTGGTAACCTTACTACGTTGTTTGAACTTTATCTTCATACCAATAATTTTGAAGGAAGTATTCCAATAACCCTTAGACATTGCACTCAATTACAGACATTTGGTATTTCTACGAATAATTTGAGTGGTGATATACCTGATCATCTATTTGGCtatctagaaaatttaataaacctTGACTTGTCTAATAACTCTCTGACTGGTCCCCTTCCTTTAGGGTTTGGTAACTTGAAGCATCTTTCTCTATTGTACCTATATGAAAACAAGTTGTCTGGTGAAATTCCGAGTGACCTTGGCACTTGTTTATCATTAACAGAGCTTATACTGGAGAGAAACTTTTTCCATGGCAGTATACCTTGGTTCTTGGGATCATTAAGATCCCTAGAAGTCTTAGACATTTCAAATAATAGTTTTTCAAGCACAATCCCCCTTGAACTAGAAAATTTAGTATATTTGAATACTTTGGACTTGTCTTTTAACAATCTTTATGGTGAGGTTCCCACAAGAGGTGTCTTCAGCAACGTCTCCGCAATTAATTCCCTAACTGGAAACAAGAACCTTTGTGGAGGAATACCTCAATTGAAACTTCCTCCATGTCTTAAGGTACCTGCCAAGAAGCACAAAAGAActccaaaagaaaaacttatCCTCATCAGTGTAATTGGTGGGGTTGTGATCTCTGTCATAGCTTTTACAATTGTTCACTTTCTCACGAGAAAGCCCAAAAGGTTATCTTCTTCACCATCTTTGATAAACGGGAGCTTGAGGGTTACTTATGGAGAGCTACATGAAGCAACCAATGGATTTTCTTCATCCAATTTGGTCGGTACAGGAAGCTTCGGTTCTGTTTACAAAGGATCTCTTCTCTACTTTGAAAAACCTATTGCTGTAAAGGTGTTGAATCTTGAAACACGTGGAGCAGCAAAGAGTTTCATGGTGGAATGCAATGCTTTAGGAAAGATGAAGCACCGTAATCTTGTGAAAATCCTAACTTGCTGTTCAAGTGTTGATTATAATGGTGAAGATTTTAAGGCCATTGTTTTTGAGTTCATGCCTAGTGGGAATCTAGAAAACCTGTTGCATGGTAACGAAGATCATGAGTCTAGAAATCTGAATCTCAATTTCACACAAAGGTTAGACATTGCTCTCGACGTAGCTCATGCATTGGATTATCTTCACAATGATACAGAGCAAGTTGTAGTTCATTGTGATGTTAAACCAAGCAATGTTCTTCTTGATGATGACGGTGTGACCCACTTAGGAGACTTTGGCGTAGCTAGGTTCCTCCATGGAGCTACAGAATATTCAAGTAAAAATCAAGTTATTTCCTCCACAATTAAAGGAACTATAGGATATATTCCTCCTG AGTATGGATCAGGTGGTATGGTATCACCACAGGGAGATATCTATAGCTATGGAATTGTTCTGTTAGAGATGCTTACTGGAAAGAGACCAACAGATAACATGTTTTATGAGAATTTAAGTTTACACAAATTCTGTAAGATGAGAATTCCTGAAGGAATTCTTGATGTAGTGGATTCATGCTTGCTTATGTCATTTGCTGAAGATCAAACACAAGTTATGGAAAACAACATAAAGGAGTGTTTAGTGATGTTTGCTAAAATAGGAATTGCATGTTCTGAAGAATTTCCTACTCAGAGAATGCTCACAAAAGATGTTATAGTTAAGTTGCTTGAAATTAAACGGAAATTGTCATCCTAG